A genomic stretch from Physeter macrocephalus isolate SW-GA chromosome 12, ASM283717v5, whole genome shotgun sequence includes:
- the LOC129391348 gene encoding suppressor of cytokine signaling 5-like, with the protein MDKVGKMWNNFKYRCQNLFSHEGGSRSENVDMNSNRCLSVNDKNISIGDSAPQQQSSPLRENVALQLGLSPSKNSSRRNQNCATEIPQIVEISIEKDNDSCVTPGTRLARRDSYSRHAPWGGKKKHSCSTKTQSSLDTDKKFGRTRSGLQRRERRYGVSSVHDMDSVSSRAVGSRSLRQRLQDTVGLCFPMRTYNKQSKPLFSNKRKIHLSELMLEKCPFPAGSDLAQKWHLIKQHTAPVSPHSTFFDTFDPSLVSTEDEEDRLRERRRLSIEEGVDPPPNAQIHTFEATAQVNPLYKLGPKLAPGMTEINGDSSAIPQANCDSEEDTTTLCLQSRRQKQRQVSGDSHAHVSRQGAWKVHTQIDYIHCLVPDLLQITGNPCYWGVMDRYEAEALLEGKPEGTFLLRDSAQEDYLFSVSFRRYNRSLHARIEQWNHNFSFDAHDPCVFHSSTVTGLLEHYKDPRVFECTCTWSTVLIYYL; encoded by the coding sequence ATGGATAAAGTGGGGAAAATGTGGAATAACTTCAAATACAGGTGTCAGAATCTCTTCAGTCATGAGGGAGGAAGCCGTAGTGAAAATGTGGATATGAACTCCAACAGATGTTTGTCTGTCAACGACAAAAACATCAGTATAGGAGACTCAGCTCCTCAGCAACAAAGCAGTCCCTTAAGAGAAAATGTTGCCTTACAACTGGGGTTAAGCCCTTCAAAGAATTCTTCAAGGAGAAACCAAAACTGTGCCACTGAAATTCCTCAGATTGTTGAAATAAGCATTGAAAAGGATAATGACTCATGTGTCACCCCAGGAACAAGACTTGCCAGAAGAGATTCCTACTCTCGACATGCTCCTTGGGGTGGGAAGAAGAAACATTCCTGCTCTACAAAGACACAGAGTTCACTGGATACTGATAAAAAGTTTGGTAGAACTCGAAGTGGACTTCAAAGGAGAGAGAGGCGATACGGTGTAAGCTCTGTGCACGACATGGACAGCGTTTCCAGCAGAGCCGTAGGAAGTCGCTCTCTGAGACAGAGGTTGCAGGATACTGTGGGCTTGTGTTTTCCCATGAGAACTTACAACAAGCAGTCAAAGCCCCTCTtttctaataaaagaaaaatacaccttTCTGAATTAATGCTTGAGAAATGCCCTTTTCCTGCTGGCTCGGATTTGGCCCAAAAATGGCATTTGATTAAACAGCATACAGCTCCTGTGAGCCCACATTCAACATTTTTTGATACATTTGATCCATCCTTGGTTTCTACAGAAGATGAAGAAGATAGGCTTCGAGAGAGAAGGCGGCTTAGTATTGAGGAAGGGGTTGACCCCCCTCCCAACGCACAAATACATACGTTTGAAGCCACTGCACAGGTTAACCCATTATATAAACTGGGACCAAAGTTAGCTCCTGgaatgactgaaataaatggGGACAGTTCTGCAATTCCACAAGCTAATTGTGACTCTGAAGAGGACACAACCACGCTGTGTTTGCAGTCACGGAGGCAGAAGCAACGTCAGGTATCTGGAGACAGCCATGCCCACGTTAGCAGACAGGGAGCTTGGAAAGTCCATACACAGATTGATTACATACACTGCCTCGTGCCGGATTTGCTTCAGATCACAGGTAATCCCTGTTACTGGGGAGTGATGGACCGTTACGAAGCAGAAGCCCTTCTGGAAGGGAAACCTGAAGGTACATTTTTGCTCAGGGACTCTGCACAGGAGGACTACCTCTTCTCTGTGAGCTTCCGTCGCTACAACAGATCCCTGCATGCCCGAATTGAACAGTGGAATCACAACTTTAGTTTTGACGCTCACGACCCGTGTGTGTTTCACTCCTCCACTGTAACAGGACTTTTGGAACATTACAAAGACCCCAGGGTTTTTGAGTGCACATGTACATGGTCTACTGTATTGATATATTATCTATAG